The segment GCGCGCGGGCCTGGCCGAGGTGGTGAAGGTCGCGGCGATCTGGGACGCCGAGTTCTTCGCCTGGCTCGAGGGCCACGTGACCGAGCTGCTCGCGCTCGAGCGCGACGCGCTCGCGCACGCCATCTCGCGTGCCTGCGGCATCAAGGCCGAGGTGGTCGGGCTCGACGAGCGCGACGCGGGCCTGCGCGCGCTGCTCAACTTCGGACACACGCTGGGGCACGCGGTCGAGGTCGTGAACGCCTACCGCCACGTGCGCCACGGCGAGGCGGTGGCGCTGGGCATGGTGTTCGCGGCGCGTCTCTCCGAGCGCCGGGGGCTCGCGCCCGCGGGCACGGCGGCGCGGCTCGAGGCACTCTTGGGAAGAGTGGGCCTCGGGACGGAAATCCCCGACCTTTCCGCGCAGCGGGCGGCTTACTTGCGCGCGCTCGCGGTCGATAAGAAGGGCGCAGACGGCAGCATCGGCTTCGTCGTGCTGCGCGAGATCGCGCGGGCGGAGCTCGTGCGACTGACTCCGGAAGAGATCCTGGCGGGAGCGACGTGAGCGGCAAGGACCCGGCGAAGATGAGGCTCGAGCTGGCGCGCATGCAGTGGGCGCTGGGCGAGCGCGCCGACGCCGTGAGCACGCTCGAGAAGGGCACGGCCACGGCCGACCCCGAGTCACTCTTGGGCGACGTCGACGGCTATCTCGAGGAGCTCGAGGCGGGCGACGCGCCCGACCTGGCGGCGCGGCTCGCGGGCCTGCGCGCCAAGGCGGTCGAGGCGCTCGAGGCGCACGAGGCGGCGGCGCTGCCCGCGCCGCACGTGACTCCCACCGTGGCCCAGCTGCTCGCCGACCAGGGTCACCCGGACCGCGCGCTGGCCGTGGCCGAAGACGTGCTGCGCCGCAACCCGGCCGACCTGCGCGCGCTCGCGGTGCGCGAGGCGATCACCAAGCCGGGCAAGCCGCGCCGCGAACACGCGCGCACCATCTCGGAGCTCGAGCGCTGGCTCGGGAATCTGGCTCGCCGCAAGCAGGGAGGCGCCTTGGCATGACTTTCCGCGAGATACTCAGCACCCTGGTCGACCGCACGCCCGGCGCACTGGCCGCCGCGGTCATGGCCGGCGACGGCGTGGCGATCGACGAGTACGCGCGCGACGGCGCAGAGGTCGATCTGGGAGCGATCGCGGTCGAGTTCGGCCGGATCTTCATGCAGTCCCAGAAGGTCGCGTCCGCGCTCTACGGCGCGCGCGAGGGCGAGCTCGACGAGCTCCTGCTCGTGATGGGCGGGCACCAGATCCTGTTCCGCCGGCTCGACGAGGACAGCTTCCTGTTACTCGCGCTCGAGCCGCACGGCCTGGTGGGCAAGGCCCGCTGGCTGGCCCGCAACCTGCTCCAAGACATCCGCGACGCCCTGTGACTGATTGACTACGTTCGCCTTCGGCTCACTGCGCGCGCCTGACCTGTGGTCGCATGGGCACCCTAGCCATGCTCCGGCGCTTGCGGGCCTCGCTCAGGGCGGCCTTCGCTCGGCCTGACCGCGCGGCCTCACCGATTTCGCGGGATGTTCTAACTTGTCGGCCATGAAGATCCTGGTCCTGCACGGGCCCAACCTGAACCTCCTGGGTGAGCGTGAGCCCGAGGTCTATGGCCGCACCACGCTGGCCGAGATCGACGCGAAGCTTCGCGAGCTCGCGTCGGCGCGCGGCGCGGCCGTCGACTCGTTCCAGTCGAATCACGAGGGCGCGCTGATCGACCGCATCCAGTCGGCGCGCCGCACGCACCAGGCGATCATCATCAACCCGGGCGGACTCACCCACTCGAGTGTCTCGCTGCGCGACGCGCTGGCGGCCACCGGGCTGCCCGTGGTCGAGGTGCACCTCTCCAACATCTACGCGCGCGAGCCGTTCCGGCAGCACTCGTTCGTGTCGGCGATCGCCGTGGGCCAGATCTCGGGCCTGGGCGCCAAAGGCTACGAGCTCGCGCTCGACGCGCTCCTCGAGCGCCTGAAGTAGCTCGGTGGTCCGGGCCTGGCGGCTGTTCCTGGACGGGGCCGGCGACGCGGCCTGGAACATGGCGGTCGACGAGGCGCTGCTGCTGCACGCCGCCGACTCCGGGCCAGCGCTGCGCCTCTACAGCTGGCGCGAGCCCTCGGTCTCGCTCGGCCTGCGCCAGGCGGAGCCGGAGTGGCTCGGGCGCTGCGGCGCGCTCGGTGTCGAGCTCGTGCGCCGGGTGACCGGCGGCGGCGCAGTGCTGCACGCGGGCGACCTGACTTACGCCGTGGTGGCTCCCGCGACGGGCAGTGACCTGCCGGCCGACCTGCGCGGCAGCTACGAGTGGATCCGGGCGCGGCTCGTGGCCGGGCTGGCCCGGGCGGGCGTCGCCGCGCGGGCCGCCTGCGCCCGTCCGGGGGCCGATCGCCTGGAGCTGTGCTTCGCGGGCGCTACCGGCTACGAGATCGAGCTCGACGGCGAGAAGCTGGTCGGCAGCGCCCAGCGACGCCTGCGCCACGCCTTCCTGCAGCACGGCTCGATCCGCATCTCGGACGACCGGGCGCTCTATCGAGCCCTGACCGGAGCCGCCCCGGCCGGCCCCAAGCCGCCGGCCATCCCGCCGGAGGCCCTGCGGGAGGCCCTGGTCGCGGCCTTCCAGGCCGAGCTGCCGGGCGGGCTCGCGCTGGCGGAGCTGTCCCCGTCCGAGCACGCCTGTGCACAGGAGCGCAGCCGGGTCCGGCGCCAGTCGCGCCTACTTGCGCCAGCTCTCGCGTTCAGAAGAGGGTCCGCTCCCGCCGATACGCAGACGTAGCGAGGACCCCCCGTAGTTTCGTGGTCTTCGCAGCGAGCGAGGACCCACCCCTGGCCTTCACGCCCAAGAAGCGCAAGACGCTCGAGTCCGCGCAGAAATACGCGCAGAAGGGCTCGTACGACAAGGCGCTCGCCGAGTACGACAAGCTGCTCAAGGCGGACCCTCGCGATTCGAACATCCGCCTGAAGATCGGCGACTTACTGCTCAAGAAGGGCGACAAGGCCAAGGCGCTCCAGACCTACACGGAAGTCGCGGAGATGTTCTCGCGCGGCGGCTTCGACGCGAAGGCCGTCGCGATCTACAAGCAGATCCTGCGCACCGAGGAGGACTCACTCGAGGCGCGCACCCACCTGGGCGAGTGCTTCCAGCGCATGGGGCTGACCTCGGACGCGCTGCGCGAGTTCCAGGAAGCCTTCAAGATCTGCCAGAAGAAGGAGCTGAAGCGCGAGGCGTTCGACCTGCTGCGCCGCGTGGCTTCGCTCGACCCCAGCAACGTCGCCAACCGCCTGAACCTCGCCGACCTGTTCGCGCGCGAGAAGATGGAGGACGACGCGCTCCGCGAGTACACGTCGCTGCTCCAGGAGGTCCGCAAGCAGGACAGCAGCGACCTGATGATCCGCGTGGCGGAGCAGATGCGCCGCGCCTTCCCCGACAGCCGGGAGGCGCTCGACGCGCTGGCCGCGGGCCGGATCAAGAACGGCGAGCACGCCGAGGCGGCGAAGCTGCTCAAGGCCGCGCTCGCCAAGCATCCCGAGGACATCCAGCTGCGCGAGTCACTCGTGGCGGCGCTCGAGGCCTCGGGCGACGACGCGGGCGCGCGCAAGCTGTGGCGCGAGATCGCCGAGCTGTACAAGACGCGCGGCGACGTGGAGAAGTCGCGCGAGATCATGCAGCGCCACGGCGGCCTGGCGTCGTTCGGCGGCTCGAGCGAGGAGACCACCACGCCGAGCATCCTGCTCACCGATCCGACGGCCGCCGCCAAGGGCGCGCCGATCTTCGACGCGGACGACGACGACGACATCGAGCTCGACGACGAGGCGCACGAGCCGTCCAAGGCGCCGATCAGCAAGCGGCCGGCGATCGTCGAGAAGGACGCCACGAACGTCCAGCACCGGCGCACGCCGTCGATCGCCAAGCCGTCGGTCGTTGCGGCGCCGCCGGTCGCGCAAAAGCCCACGACCTCGGCCGCGGAGATGCTCGCCGAGGCGCGTGTCTCGCTCGAGTTCGGCGATCCGGCCGAGGCCACGCGGCTCGCGCGGCTCGTGCTCGAGGCCGACCCCGACTCGAAGGACGCCCGCAAGATCCTGGCCGACGTGGAGCGCGCGGCAGGAAAGGGCGGCGGCGAGATCGAGATCGACCTGCCCGCGGACGACGCGCCCGAGATCGAGCGCAGCTCGCTGGTCGAGGAGGCGCCCAAGACCGCGGCGGCCAAGGCGCGCGGCAAGCCAGAGCTCGCGTCGCTCGGCGCGAACGAGGACTTCGACTCACTCCCCGACATCGAGATCGTGCTCGAGGACGAGGAGGACAAGGACGGGAAGTTCGCCTCGGTGGAGCCGCCGACCCAGGTGCGCGAGGTCCCGCCCGACCTTGCGCCGCCCAAGCCCGCCGCGAAGCCCGCACCGCCGCCGCCCGTGGCCGAGGAGGAGGACTTCGAGATCGAGGTCGAGGTCGAAGGCGAGTCACCGGAGCCGGAGCCGCCGGTCGCGCCGGAGGTCGAGCCGCCGGAGAACCTCGA is part of the Myxococcota bacterium genome and harbors:
- the aroB gene encoding 3-dehydroquinate synthase → MSTVQVLLGERSYPIRIRPGSLADLGEALATEFEASHAVVVSPKRVAVRHFATLAAGLEKSRIAVERLLVPDGERAKTLRVASGVYDRLVELGVTRQTLLVGLGGGATCDLAGFVASTYLRGLPLVQVPTTLLAQVDASVGGKTALNHPYGKNLIGTFYQPRLVWVDPDVLATLSPRERRAGLAEVVKVAAIWDAEFFAWLEGHVTELLALERDALAHAISRACGIKAEVVGLDERDAGLRALLNFGHTLGHAVEVVNAYRHVRHGEAVALGMVFAARLSERRGLAPAGTAARLEALLGRVGLGTEIPDLSAQRAAYLRALAVDKKGADGSIGFVVLREIARAELVRLTPEEILAGAT
- the aroQ gene encoding type II 3-dehydroquinate dehydratase, with translation MKILVLHGPNLNLLGEREPEVYGRTTLAEIDAKLRELASARGAAVDSFQSNHEGALIDRIQSARRTHQAIIINPGGLTHSSVSLRDALAATGLPVVEVHLSNIYAREPFRQHSFVSAIAVGQISGLGAKGYELALDALLERLK
- a CDS encoding lipoate--protein ligase family protein, whose amino-acid sequence is MVRAWRLFLDGAGDAAWNMAVDEALLLHAADSGPALRLYSWREPSVSLGLRQAEPEWLGRCGALGVELVRRVTGGGAVLHAGDLTYAVVAPATGSDLPADLRGSYEWIRARLVAGLARAGVAARAACARPGADRLELCFAGATGYEIELDGEKLVGSAQRRLRHAFLQHGSIRISDDRALYRALTGAAPAGPKPPAIPPEALREALVAAFQAELPGGLALAELSPSEHACAQERSRVRRQSRLLAPALAFRRGSAPADTQT
- a CDS encoding tetratricopeptide repeat protein, which gives rise to MVFAASEDPPLAFTPKKRKTLESAQKYAQKGSYDKALAEYDKLLKADPRDSNIRLKIGDLLLKKGDKAKALQTYTEVAEMFSRGGFDAKAVAIYKQILRTEEDSLEARTHLGECFQRMGLTSDALREFQEAFKICQKKELKREAFDLLRRVASLDPSNVANRLNLADLFAREKMEDDALREYTSLLQEVRKQDSSDLMIRVAEQMRRAFPDSREALDALAAGRIKNGEHAEAAKLLKAALAKHPEDIQLRESLVAALEASGDDAGARKLWREIAELYKTRGDVEKSREIMQRHGGLASFGGSSEETTTPSILLTDPTAAAKGAPIFDADDDDDIELDDEAHEPSKAPISKRPAIVEKDATNVQHRRTPSIAKPSVVAAPPVAQKPTTSAAEMLAEARVSLEFGDPAEATRLARLVLEADPDSKDARKILADVERAAGKGGGEIEIDLPADDAPEIERSSLVEEAPKTAAAKARGKPELASLGANEDFDSLPDIEIVLEDEEDKDGKFASVEPPTQVREVPPDLAPPKPAAKPAPPPPVAEEEDFEIEVEVEGESPEPEPPVAPEVEPPENLEDSAADLDLDLDVGHDDDSLEFSEPLASEREEAGSFAQSSARIEESLSEADFYLEQGLMDDAERLYQKVLQAVPAHPKAQLRLGEIEARRAKAGGKAAPKPAAKPAAPKAKKAQPAVLGRDPLGDTMVRDADGDEAISIPDLPEELVAPAKKEKPAAARPTPVIAKPAAKVTPPKAKPAAKVERTVIAEDTIPPLEPDEPPEDLSSLVDEANAEPEFNPADLTAEMDEPEAEEIEAAPEEDEDEFDLARELDDDDDTSAGTIGTLVGMGSLGKGFADVFSAFKKGIQEHVEDGDANTHYDLAIAYKEMGLNEDAVRELETVLKTGARSIEALSLMATCKLSLGLAEEAAAHLEDALERAGDSDDSAVALRYDLAEALLAAGREAEALEAFQKVAATDPEFRDVAERISRFS